The following coding sequences lie in one Leucobacter allii genomic window:
- a CDS encoding cytochrome P450 yields MTAQPAPVADWVTIPDLVRDPFPIYERLRAEGGVHWVPAVGRTLITSYAAVHETELDQETFSANEEGSLQIRAMGHSMLRRDDPEHYIERKAWQPALRPGEVKRTWTRVFERNAARALEALAERGPGADLIWDFAAPYAAENLRELIGFHNADQSDLQRWSQTMIDATGNYADDPEVWALGKASFDEVDAALDEMLAWHAAHLDDNPTLIAQLLRAPERTMPLERIRANLKMTIGGGLNEPRDALGVAAWALLQHPEQRAAVAADAELWPAVFEEAIRWVAPIGLYSRQVTRDTELAGVALPAGAKLGICVLSANRDETVWAAPERFDIHREVRPHLAFGKGTHVCLGAWVAKAEVAAVGLPRLFSRFEGLALSETDPAVIAGWVFRGMTRLPVTWERARPAADGNPSARATATAPRITIVGSGPSGSFTAQAVRKAIPDARIDVVEAQPVPYGLVRYGVAADHQGTKSVSRQFDRLYAEPGVRFIGNTRLGVDVSLDELRAASDAVVLATGVRGDAPLRIPGGDLAGVHGAGAITRTLNGHPDAPAPPALGARVAIVGHGNVAMDVARLLTRRDFTGSDLDDAVHADLAGAVRTVHLIGRSAPELAKFDPVMVRELAGLPGVRHVVHGVDLDAVPEGKDARLDAVRELTAADPGERGSDGEPGTPVIEWWFGARPVEISGERGVRAIRIAQAGADRELAVTAVVTAVGFVDEGAEASGSTAMPTSAGAHPDGRVEPGLYTAGWLRRGPRGTIPEQREDARQLARMIRDDLAARDGDAPSAAGIVPPVHAVDFAGWRRIDLRERLGAAPGRVRAKLASRDAQLAAARDASLVPPPAPGRAAGARHEGAITILFATESGGAELAAEELRRHLDGGDVRLLDVADAAPEELDPQRLHLVLCSSYGDGELPTAARGFHAELRAARGGLAGLRYAVFGLGDRSYAKTYSRGSELLDEALTACGAQRIGEYGRHDAGGGTDAAEAAVDWLEGVLAELADAAPVAAGLR; encoded by the coding sequence ATGACCGCGCAGCCCGCCCCCGTCGCCGACTGGGTGACGATCCCCGACCTCGTCCGCGATCCCTTCCCCATCTACGAACGGCTGCGAGCCGAGGGCGGCGTGCACTGGGTGCCCGCCGTCGGTCGGACCCTCATCACGTCCTACGCGGCCGTGCACGAGACGGAGCTCGACCAGGAGACCTTCTCGGCGAACGAGGAGGGCTCGCTCCAGATCCGCGCGATGGGGCACTCGATGCTGCGCCGCGACGATCCCGAGCACTACATCGAGCGGAAGGCGTGGCAGCCGGCGCTGCGGCCGGGCGAGGTGAAGCGCACCTGGACGCGGGTCTTCGAACGGAACGCCGCCCGCGCCCTCGAGGCGCTCGCGGAGCGCGGCCCGGGAGCCGACCTCATCTGGGACTTCGCCGCCCCGTACGCCGCGGAGAACCTCCGCGAGCTCATCGGATTCCACAACGCCGATCAGTCGGATCTGCAGCGCTGGTCGCAGACCATGATCGACGCGACGGGCAACTACGCCGACGATCCCGAGGTGTGGGCGCTCGGCAAGGCCTCATTCGATGAGGTGGACGCCGCGCTCGACGAGATGCTCGCCTGGCACGCCGCGCATCTCGACGACAACCCGACGCTCATCGCCCAGCTGCTGCGCGCCCCCGAGCGGACGATGCCGCTCGAGCGCATCCGAGCGAACCTGAAGATGACCATCGGCGGCGGTCTGAACGAGCCCCGCGACGCCCTCGGCGTCGCCGCCTGGGCGCTCCTGCAGCACCCGGAGCAGCGCGCCGCCGTCGCGGCGGACGCGGAGCTGTGGCCGGCCGTCTTCGAGGAGGCGATCCGCTGGGTCGCCCCGATCGGCCTCTACTCCAGGCAGGTCACCCGGGACACCGAGCTCGCCGGCGTCGCGCTCCCCGCCGGGGCGAAGCTCGGCATCTGCGTGCTCTCCGCCAATCGCGACGAGACGGTCTGGGCGGCTCCCGAGCGCTTCGACATCCACCGCGAGGTGCGCCCGCACCTCGCCTTCGGCAAGGGCACGCACGTCTGCCTCGGCGCCTGGGTCGCGAAGGCCGAGGTCGCCGCGGTCGGCCTGCCCCGGCTCTTCTCCCGCTTCGAGGGGCTCGCGCTCAGCGAGACCGATCCGGCCGTCATCGCCGGCTGGGTCTTCCGCGGCATGACGCGGCTGCCCGTGACCTGGGAGCGCGCGCGACCGGCCGCGGACGGGAATCCGAGCGCGCGCGCGACGGCGACCGCCCCGCGGATCACCATCGTCGGCTCCGGCCCGTCGGGGAGCTTCACGGCTCAGGCCGTGCGCAAGGCGATCCCCGACGCGCGGATCGACGTCGTCGAGGCGCAGCCCGTGCCCTACGGTCTCGTGCGCTACGGCGTCGCCGCCGACCACCAGGGCACGAAGTCCGTCTCCCGGCAGTTCGACCGGCTCTACGCGGAGCCCGGCGTGCGATTCATCGGGAACACGCGGCTCGGCGTGGACGTCAGCCTCGACGAGCTGCGGGCGGCGAGCGACGCGGTCGTGCTCGCGACGGGCGTCCGCGGCGATGCGCCGCTCCGGATCCCCGGCGGCGACCTCGCCGGCGTGCACGGCGCGGGCGCGATCACCCGCACCCTGAACGGACATCCCGACGCGCCGGCGCCGCCCGCCCTCGGCGCGCGCGTCGCCATCGTCGGCCACGGCAACGTCGCGATGGACGTCGCGCGCCTGCTCACGCGCCGGGACTTCACCGGGAGCGACCTCGACGATGCCGTCCACGCCGACCTCGCCGGCGCCGTGCGCACGGTGCACCTCATCGGCCGCAGCGCTCCCGAGCTCGCGAAGTTCGACCCCGTGATGGTGCGCGAGCTCGCGGGTCTCCCCGGCGTGCGCCACGTCGTGCACGGCGTCGACCTCGACGCCGTGCCCGAGGGGAAGGACGCCCGCCTCGACGCCGTGCGCGAGCTCACGGCAGCGGACCCGGGGGAGCGCGGCTCGGACGGCGAGCCGGGGACTCCGGTCATCGAGTGGTGGTTCGGGGCGCGCCCCGTCGAGATCTCGGGGGAGCGCGGCGTGCGCGCGATCCGGATCGCGCAGGCCGGGGCCGACCGGGAGCTCGCCGTCACCGCGGTCGTCACCGCGGTCGGCTTCGTCGACGAGGGCGCGGAGGCGTCCGGCAGCACCGCGATGCCGACGTCCGCGGGCGCCCACCCCGACGGGCGCGTCGAGCCCGGGCTCTACACCGCCGGCTGGCTGCGCCGCGGCCCGCGCGGCACGATCCCGGAGCAGCGCGAGGACGCGCGGCAGCTCGCCCGCATGATCCGAGACGATCTCGCGGCTCGCGACGGCGACGCCCCGTCGGCCGCGGGCATCGTTCCGCCGGTGCACGCCGTCGACTTCGCCGGATGGCGCCGCATCGATCTCAGGGAGCGCCTCGGAGCGGCGCCCGGCCGCGTGCGCGCCAAGCTCGCCAGCCGCGACGCGCAGCTCGCCGCGGCCCGCGACGCGTCCCTCGTCCCGCCGCCCGCGCCGGGGCGCGCGGCCGGTGCCCGGCACGAGGGGGCGATCACGATCCTCTTCGCCACCGAATCCGGCGGCGCCGAGCTCGCGGCGGAGGAGCTGCGCCGGCACCTCGACGGGGGAGACGTGCGGCTGCTCGACGTCGCCGACGCCGCCCCCGAGGAGCTCGACCCGCAGCGGCTCCACCTCGTGCTCTGCTCGAGCTACGGCGACGGCGAGCTCCCCACCGCGGCACGCGGCTTCCACGCCGAGCTCCGCGCCGCGCGCGGCGGACTCGCCGGCCTGCGCTACGCCGTCTTCGGCCTCGGGGACCGCAGCTACGCCAAGACCTACTCGCGCGGCAGCGAGCTGCTCGACGAGGCGCTCACGGCCTGCGGCGCTCAGCGCATCGGCGAGTACGGCCGCCACGACGCGGGCGGCGGCACGGACGCCGCGGAGGCAGCCGTCGACTGGCTGGAGGGCGTGCTCGCGGAACTCGCGGACGCGGCTCCGGTCGCCGCCGGGCTTCGATAG